The proteins below come from a single Cannabis sativa cultivar Pink pepper isolate KNU-18-1 chromosome 3, ASM2916894v1, whole genome shotgun sequence genomic window:
- the LOC133035970 gene encoding uncharacterized protein LOC133035970: MAAKVEKQEPCFICGGTDHQPQECPSLSMLRGGNEEQCNALGDYKKTYNAYSNTYNPGWRNHPNFSWKDTSQNQASGRQWKPDQQNNSLENSMKILADSQLEFRTYFAQVIEELKDIKIQLTNLNDSSAIQERGKLPAQPLITPKGQHMAQTSTSLESNLKGVNAITTRSGQSTVSQLPKTTSVPMPAPDANMPQNPPVKVPFPQALKSSRKVLETHGEILENLKQVKINLPLLDVIKQVPAYAKVIKDLCTMKRKHHVKKTAFLTEQVSAVIEQKIPIKYKDLGCPTIACQIGTQGFGQALLDLGASVNLMPYSIYLQLGLGEIKPTSVVLQLADRSIKKPRGIVEDVLIKVGKFYYPADFLILDTQSEVNTESKIPIILGRPFLATANALINCRNGLMKLSFGNMTMEVNIFHVAKQPPDEEEDCYHTDVIDTIVEEEVLLHDDSDSLNDLLHDFDTENMLYPPEEANVSSILEMSQDEASPSQYENLRFQTRSMKCFFGSMCDIDKFW, from the coding sequence ATGGCTGCAAAAGTGGAAAAGCAAGAACCATGCTTCATTTGTGGAGGGACTGATCATCAACCACAAGAGTGCCCTAGTCTTAGTATGTTGAGGGGAGGAAATGAGGAACAATGTAATGCCTTAGGGGATTACAAGAAGACTTATAATGCCTACTCCAACACATACAATCCTGGTTGGCGTAACCATCCCAATTTCAGTTGGAAGGATACAAGTCAAAATCAAGCATCTGGGAGACAATGGAAACCTGATCAACAAAATAATTCTCTTGAGAATTCCATGAAAATTCTCGCAGACTCTCAACTAGAGTTCAGGACTTATTTTGCTCAGGTGATAGAGGAATTGAAGGACATAAAGATTCAATTAACAAATTTAAATGATTCTTCAGCCATTCAAGAGCGTGGTAAGCTTCCCGCTCAACCTCTAATCACTCCCAAAGGGCAACATATGGCACAAACCTCTACTTCTTTAGAGTCTAATCTTAAGGGGGTTAATGCCATAACTACTCGAAGTGGTCAAAGTACAGTATCACAATTACCTAAGACCACTAGTGTACCAATGCCTGCTCCAGATGCTAATATGCCACAGAACCCTCCAGTGAAGGTGCCATTCCCTCAGGCTTTGAAATCTTCTAGGAAGGTACTGGAAACTCATGGTGAAATCCTAGAAAATTTAAAACAAGTGAAGATCAACCTGCCTCTCTTGGATGTGATCAAACAAGTACCAGCATATGCCAAGGTCATCAAGGATTTATGCACCATGAAAAGAAAACACCATGTCAAGAAAACTGCATTCTTGACAGAACAAGTAAGTGCGGTGATTGAACAAAAGATACCGATCAAATACAAAGATCTAGGTTGTCCTACAATCGCTTGCCAAATTGGGACACAAGGATTTGGTCAAGCTCTCCTAGACTTAGGCGCAAGTGTTAATCTAATGCCTTATTCAATTTACTTGCAACTAGGCTTAGGAGAAATCAAGCCCACATCTGTGGTGCTACAATTGGCTGACCGCTCAATTAAAAAGCCACGAGGAATAGTTGAAGATGTCTTGATTAAAGTTGGAAAATTCTATTACCCTGCTGACTTTTTGATTTTGGACACTCAGTCTGAGGTTAATACTGAGTCAAAAATTCCCATCATTCTCGGTAGGCCTTTCCTCGCAACAGCCAATGCTCTCATTAACTGTAGGAATGGTCTCATGAAATTATCTTTCGGGAATATGACTATGGAGGTCAACATTTTTCATGTTGCGAAACAACCACCAGACGAGGAGGAAGATTGCTATCATACTGATGTGATAGACACAATTGTTGAGGAGGAAGTTCTTTTGCATGATGATTCTGATTCTTTAAATGATCTCCTCCATGACTTTGATACTGAAAATATGCTTTATCCACCCGAGGAAGCTAATGTTTCTTCCATTCTTGAGATGTCCCAAGATGAAGCATCACCGTCGCAATATGAGAATTTGCGATTCCAGACCCGATCTATGAAATGCTTCTTCGGGTCCATGTGCGATATTGACAAATTCTGGTAA